From a single Solenopsis invicta isolate M01_SB chromosome 6, UNIL_Sinv_3.0, whole genome shotgun sequence genomic region:
- the LOC105194208 gene encoding RNA-binding protein lark isoform X6: protein MPGFSSVGTFKIFIGNLADKTSNADIKPLFEKYGKVVECDVVKNYGFVHMENEEAGRNAIQNLNGHMVHGQPIKCEAAKSRKGPNTPTTKIFVGNLTDNTKAPQVRELFAKYGTVVECDIVRNYGFVHLEATGDVNDAIKELNGQIVDGQPMKVQISTSRVRQRPGMGDPEQCYRCGRGGHWSKECPKGGMGGGPDRNGYRDRMFGRDPYPPPPPPPFLRDRLMGGGRFGDYESYYDRRGFEDTRDLYERRFTGMGSMRDTGFSRGNEYGMFSRRSPPPSGNNGRFSRGMYEDFSRDSFEERRTIGTADEMVAHELAYSANKSLHHAYTDVGY from the exons ATGCCGGGTTTTAGCAGCGTTGGCACGTTTAAAATCTTCATTGGTAATTTAGCCGACAAGACCTCGAACGCGGACATAAAGCCCCTGTTCGAGAAGTATGGAAAAGTCGTGGAATGCGACGTGGTAAAGAATTATGGCTTCGTG cATATGGAGAACGAGGAGGCAGGACGAAATGCGATACAGAATCTGAATGGACACATGGTTCATGGACAGCCGATAAAATGCGAGGCTGCGAAGAGTCGTAAGGGACCCAACACTCCCACGACGAAGATATTTGTGGGCAATCTCACAGATAACACCAAGGCGCCGCAGGTGCGCGAACTGTTCGCCAAGTACGGCACCGTTGTCGAATGCGACATCGTGAGAAACTACGGTTTCGTTCATCTTGAAGCGACTGGCGACGTGAACGACGCCATCAAGGAGCTGAATGGACAGATCGTGGACGGACAACCGATGAAGGTCCAGATTTCAACTAGTCGAGTGCGACAGAGGCCAGGAATGGGAGATCCGGAACAATGCTACCGATGCGGACGAGGCGGTCACTGGTCGAAGGAGTGCCCCAAGGGAGGAATGGGAGGTGGACCAGATAGAAACGGCTACAGGGACCGAATGTTCGGACGCGACCCATATCctccaccgccgccaccaccgttCCTACGGGACCGGCTCATGGGTGGTGGCCGCTTTGGG GATTATGAAAGCTACTACGACAGGCGCGGTTTCGAGGACACCAGGGATCTCTACGAGAGGCGGTTTACGG GTATGGGATCCATGCGTGACACTGGCTTCTCCCGCGGTAACGAGTATGGCATGTTCAGTCGCCGATCACCCCCTCCAAGTGGCAACAACGGCCGGTTCAG TAGAGGCATGTACGAGGACTTCAGCCGAGATTCGTTTGAAGAGCGTAG AACAATTGGCACCGCGGATGAGATGGTCGCGCACGAGCTAGCATATAGTGCGAATAAGTCGCTTCATCACGCATACACGGACGTGGGATACTAG
- the LOC105194208 gene encoding RNA-binding protein lark isoform X13 — translation MPGFSSVGTFKIFIGNLADKTSNADIKPLFEKYGKVVECDVVKNYGFVHMENEEAGRNAIQNLNGHMVHGQPIKCEAAKSRKGPNTPTTKIFVGNLTDNTKAPQVRELFAKYGTVVECDIVRNYGFVHLEATGDVNDAIKELNGQIVDGQPMKVQISTSRVRQRPGMGDPEQCYRCGRGGHWSKECPKGGMGGGPDRNGYRDRMFGRDPYPPPPPPPFLRDRLMGGGRFGDYESYYDRRGFEDTRDLYERRFTGMGSMRDTGFSRGNEYGMFSRRSPPPSGNNGRFRGMYEDFSRDSFEERSQTCRLGA, via the exons ATGCCGGGTTTTAGCAGCGTTGGCACGTTTAAAATCTTCATTGGTAATTTAGCCGACAAGACCTCGAACGCGGACATAAAGCCCCTGTTCGAGAAGTATGGAAAAGTCGTGGAATGCGACGTGGTAAAGAATTATGGCTTCGTG cATATGGAGAACGAGGAGGCAGGACGAAATGCGATACAGAATCTGAATGGACACATGGTTCATGGACAGCCGATAAAATGCGAGGCTGCGAAGAGTCGTAAGGGACCCAACACTCCCACGACGAAGATATTTGTGGGCAATCTCACAGATAACACCAAGGCGCCGCAGGTGCGCGAACTGTTCGCCAAGTACGGCACCGTTGTCGAATGCGACATCGTGAGAAACTACGGTTTCGTTCATCTTGAAGCGACTGGCGACGTGAACGACGCCATCAAGGAGCTGAATGGACAGATCGTGGACGGACAACCGATGAAGGTCCAGATTTCAACTAGTCGAGTGCGACAGAGGCCAGGAATGGGAGATCCGGAACAATGCTACCGATGCGGACGAGGCGGTCACTGGTCGAAGGAGTGCCCCAAGGGAGGAATGGGAGGTGGACCAGATAGAAACGGCTACAGGGACCGAATGTTCGGACGCGACCCATATCctccaccgccgccaccaccgttCCTACGGGACCGGCTCATGGGTGGTGGCCGCTTTGGG GATTATGAAAGCTACTACGACAGGCGCGGTTTCGAGGACACCAGGGATCTCTACGAGAGGCGGTTTACGG GTATGGGATCCATGCGTGACACTGGCTTCTCCCGCGGTAACGAGTATGGCATGTTCAGTCGCCGATCACCCCCTCCAAGTGGCAACAACGGCCGGTTCAG AGGCATGTACGAGGACTTCAGCCGAGATTCGTTTGAAGAGCGTAG TCAAACTTGCAGACTTGGAGCTTGA
- the LOC105194208 gene encoding RNA-binding protein lark isoform X4 produces the protein MPGFSSVGTFKIFIGNLADKTSNADIKPLFEKYGKVVECDVVKNYGFVHMENEEAGRNAIQNLNGHMVHGQPIKCEAAKSRKGPNTPTTKIFVGNLTDNTKAPQVRELFAKYGTVVECDIVRNYGFVHLEATGDVNDAIKELNGQIVDGQPMKVQISTSRVRQRPGMGDPEQCYRCGRGGHWSKECPKGGMGGGPDRNGYRDRMFGRDPYPPPPPPPFLRDRLMGGGRFGDYESYYDRRGFEDTRDLYERRFTGMTGPSDMGSTMCGLDFPPMTMPSLPPRRDPMPPMPPLGMGSMRDTGFSRGNEYGMFSRRSPPPSGNNGRFSRGMYEDFSRDSFEERSQTCRLGA, from the exons ATGCCGGGTTTTAGCAGCGTTGGCACGTTTAAAATCTTCATTGGTAATTTAGCCGACAAGACCTCGAACGCGGACATAAAGCCCCTGTTCGAGAAGTATGGAAAAGTCGTGGAATGCGACGTGGTAAAGAATTATGGCTTCGTG cATATGGAGAACGAGGAGGCAGGACGAAATGCGATACAGAATCTGAATGGACACATGGTTCATGGACAGCCGATAAAATGCGAGGCTGCGAAGAGTCGTAAGGGACCCAACACTCCCACGACGAAGATATTTGTGGGCAATCTCACAGATAACACCAAGGCGCCGCAGGTGCGCGAACTGTTCGCCAAGTACGGCACCGTTGTCGAATGCGACATCGTGAGAAACTACGGTTTCGTTCATCTTGAAGCGACTGGCGACGTGAACGACGCCATCAAGGAGCTGAATGGACAGATCGTGGACGGACAACCGATGAAGGTCCAGATTTCAACTAGTCGAGTGCGACAGAGGCCAGGAATGGGAGATCCGGAACAATGCTACCGATGCGGACGAGGCGGTCACTGGTCGAAGGAGTGCCCCAAGGGAGGAATGGGAGGTGGACCAGATAGAAACGGCTACAGGGACCGAATGTTCGGACGCGACCCATATCctccaccgccgccaccaccgttCCTACGGGACCGGCTCATGGGTGGTGGCCGCTTTGGG GATTATGAAAGCTACTACGACAGGCGCGGTTTCGAGGACACCAGGGATCTCTACGAGAGGCGGTTTACGGGTATGACAGGGCCCAGTGACATGGGAAGTACCATGTGCGGGCTAGACTTTCCACCAATGACAATGCCATCTCTACCACCAAGACGAGACCCAATGCCTCCTATGCCTCCTCTAGGTATGGGATCCATGCGTGACACTGGCTTCTCCCGCGGTAACGAGTATGGCATGTTCAGTCGCCGATCACCCCCTCCAAGTGGCAACAACGGCCGGTTCAG TAGAGGCATGTACGAGGACTTCAGCCGAGATTCGTTTGAAGAGCGTAG TCAAACTTGCAGACTTGGAGCTTGA
- the LOC105194208 gene encoding RNA-binding protein lark isoform X1 produces the protein MPGFSSVGTFKIFIGNLADKTSNADIKPLFEKYGKVVECDVVKNYGFVHMENEEAGRNAIQNLNGHMVHGQPIKCEAAKSRKGPNTPTTKIFVGNLTDNTKAPQVRELFAKYGTVVECDIVRNYGFVHLEATGDVNDAIKELNGQIVDGQPMKVQISTSRVRQRPGMGDPEQCYRCGRGGHWSKECPKGGMGGGPDRNGYRDRMFGRDPYPPPPPPPFLRDRLMGGGRFGDYESYYDRRGFEDTRDLYERRFTGMTGPSDMGSTMCGLDFPPMTMPSLPPRRDPMPPMPPLGMGSMRDTGFSRGNEYGMFSRRSPPPSGNNGRFSRGMYEDFSRDSFEERRTIGTADEMVAHELAYSANKSLHHAYTDVGY, from the exons ATGCCGGGTTTTAGCAGCGTTGGCACGTTTAAAATCTTCATTGGTAATTTAGCCGACAAGACCTCGAACGCGGACATAAAGCCCCTGTTCGAGAAGTATGGAAAAGTCGTGGAATGCGACGTGGTAAAGAATTATGGCTTCGTG cATATGGAGAACGAGGAGGCAGGACGAAATGCGATACAGAATCTGAATGGACACATGGTTCATGGACAGCCGATAAAATGCGAGGCTGCGAAGAGTCGTAAGGGACCCAACACTCCCACGACGAAGATATTTGTGGGCAATCTCACAGATAACACCAAGGCGCCGCAGGTGCGCGAACTGTTCGCCAAGTACGGCACCGTTGTCGAATGCGACATCGTGAGAAACTACGGTTTCGTTCATCTTGAAGCGACTGGCGACGTGAACGACGCCATCAAGGAGCTGAATGGACAGATCGTGGACGGACAACCGATGAAGGTCCAGATTTCAACTAGTCGAGTGCGACAGAGGCCAGGAATGGGAGATCCGGAACAATGCTACCGATGCGGACGAGGCGGTCACTGGTCGAAGGAGTGCCCCAAGGGAGGAATGGGAGGTGGACCAGATAGAAACGGCTACAGGGACCGAATGTTCGGACGCGACCCATATCctccaccgccgccaccaccgttCCTACGGGACCGGCTCATGGGTGGTGGCCGCTTTGGG GATTATGAAAGCTACTACGACAGGCGCGGTTTCGAGGACACCAGGGATCTCTACGAGAGGCGGTTTACGGGTATGACAGGGCCCAGTGACATGGGAAGTACCATGTGCGGGCTAGACTTTCCACCAATGACAATGCCATCTCTACCACCAAGACGAGACCCAATGCCTCCTATGCCTCCTCTAGGTATGGGATCCATGCGTGACACTGGCTTCTCCCGCGGTAACGAGTATGGCATGTTCAGTCGCCGATCACCCCCTCCAAGTGGCAACAACGGCCGGTTCAG TAGAGGCATGTACGAGGACTTCAGCCGAGATTCGTTTGAAGAGCGTAG AACAATTGGCACCGCGGATGAGATGGTCGCGCACGAGCTAGCATATAGTGCGAATAAGTCGCTTCATCACGCATACACGGACGTGGGATACTAG
- the LOC105194208 gene encoding RNA-binding protein lark isoform X17, which yields MPGFSSVGTFKIFIGNLADKTSNADIKPLFEKYGKVVECDVVKNYGFVHMENEEAGRNAIQNLNGHMVHGQPIKCEAAKSRKGPNTPTTKIFVGNLTDNTKAPQVRELFAKYGTVVECDIVRNYGFVHLEATGDVNDAIKELNGQIVDGQPMKVQISTSRVRQRPGMGDPEQCYRCGRGGHWSKECPKGGMGGGPDRNGYRDRMFGRDPYPPPPPPPFLRDRLMGGGRFGDYESYYDRRGFEDTRDLYERRFTGMGSMRDTGFSRGNEYGMFSRRSPPPSGNNGRFSQTCRLGA from the exons ATGCCGGGTTTTAGCAGCGTTGGCACGTTTAAAATCTTCATTGGTAATTTAGCCGACAAGACCTCGAACGCGGACATAAAGCCCCTGTTCGAGAAGTATGGAAAAGTCGTGGAATGCGACGTGGTAAAGAATTATGGCTTCGTG cATATGGAGAACGAGGAGGCAGGACGAAATGCGATACAGAATCTGAATGGACACATGGTTCATGGACAGCCGATAAAATGCGAGGCTGCGAAGAGTCGTAAGGGACCCAACACTCCCACGACGAAGATATTTGTGGGCAATCTCACAGATAACACCAAGGCGCCGCAGGTGCGCGAACTGTTCGCCAAGTACGGCACCGTTGTCGAATGCGACATCGTGAGAAACTACGGTTTCGTTCATCTTGAAGCGACTGGCGACGTGAACGACGCCATCAAGGAGCTGAATGGACAGATCGTGGACGGACAACCGATGAAGGTCCAGATTTCAACTAGTCGAGTGCGACAGAGGCCAGGAATGGGAGATCCGGAACAATGCTACCGATGCGGACGAGGCGGTCACTGGTCGAAGGAGTGCCCCAAGGGAGGAATGGGAGGTGGACCAGATAGAAACGGCTACAGGGACCGAATGTTCGGACGCGACCCATATCctccaccgccgccaccaccgttCCTACGGGACCGGCTCATGGGTGGTGGCCGCTTTGGG GATTATGAAAGCTACTACGACAGGCGCGGTTTCGAGGACACCAGGGATCTCTACGAGAGGCGGTTTACGG GTATGGGATCCATGCGTGACACTGGCTTCTCCCGCGGTAACGAGTATGGCATGTTCAGTCGCCGATCACCCCCTCCAAGTGGCAACAACGGCCGGTTCAG TCAAACTTGCAGACTTGGAGCTTGA
- the LOC105194208 gene encoding RNA-binding protein lark isoform X14 encodes MPGFSSVGTFKIFIGNLADKTSNADIKPLFEKYGKVVECDVVKNYGFVHMENEEAGRNAIQNLNGHMVHGQPIKCEAAKSRKGPNTPTTKIFVGNLTDNTKAPQVRELFAKYGTVVECDIVRNYGFVHLEATGDVNDAIKELNGQIVDGQPMKVQISTSRVRQRPGMGDPEQCYRCGRGGHWSKECPKGGMGGGPDRNGYRDRMFGRDPYPPPPPPPFLRDRLMGGGRFGDYESYYDRRGFEDTRDLYERRFTGMGSMRDTGFSRGNEYGMFSRRSPPPSGNNGRFRGMYEDFSRDSFEERRTR; translated from the exons ATGCCGGGTTTTAGCAGCGTTGGCACGTTTAAAATCTTCATTGGTAATTTAGCCGACAAGACCTCGAACGCGGACATAAAGCCCCTGTTCGAGAAGTATGGAAAAGTCGTGGAATGCGACGTGGTAAAGAATTATGGCTTCGTG cATATGGAGAACGAGGAGGCAGGACGAAATGCGATACAGAATCTGAATGGACACATGGTTCATGGACAGCCGATAAAATGCGAGGCTGCGAAGAGTCGTAAGGGACCCAACACTCCCACGACGAAGATATTTGTGGGCAATCTCACAGATAACACCAAGGCGCCGCAGGTGCGCGAACTGTTCGCCAAGTACGGCACCGTTGTCGAATGCGACATCGTGAGAAACTACGGTTTCGTTCATCTTGAAGCGACTGGCGACGTGAACGACGCCATCAAGGAGCTGAATGGACAGATCGTGGACGGACAACCGATGAAGGTCCAGATTTCAACTAGTCGAGTGCGACAGAGGCCAGGAATGGGAGATCCGGAACAATGCTACCGATGCGGACGAGGCGGTCACTGGTCGAAGGAGTGCCCCAAGGGAGGAATGGGAGGTGGACCAGATAGAAACGGCTACAGGGACCGAATGTTCGGACGCGACCCATATCctccaccgccgccaccaccgttCCTACGGGACCGGCTCATGGGTGGTGGCCGCTTTGGG GATTATGAAAGCTACTACGACAGGCGCGGTTTCGAGGACACCAGGGATCTCTACGAGAGGCGGTTTACGG GTATGGGATCCATGCGTGACACTGGCTTCTCCCGCGGTAACGAGTATGGCATGTTCAGTCGCCGATCACCCCCTCCAAGTGGCAACAACGGCCGGTTCAG AGGCATGTACGAGGACTTCAGCCGAGATTCGTTTGAAGAGCGTAG GACGCGATGA
- the LOC105194208 gene encoding RNA-binding protein lark isoform X7 has protein sequence MPGFSSVGTFKIFIGNLADKTSNADIKPLFEKYGKVVECDVVKNYGFVHMENEEAGRNAIQNLNGHMVHGQPIKCEAAKSRKGPNTPTTKIFVGNLTDNTKAPQVRELFAKYGTVVECDIVRNYGFVHLEATGDVNDAIKELNGQIVDGQPMKVQISTSRVRQRPGMGDPEQCYRCGRGGHWSKECPKGGMGGGPDRNGYRDRMFGRDPYPPPPPPPFLRDRLMGGGRFGDYESYYDRRGFEDTRDLYERRFTGMGSMRDTGFSRGNEYGMFSRRSPPPSGNNGRFRGMYEDFSRDSFEERRTIGTADEMVAHELAYSANKSLHHAYTDVGY, from the exons ATGCCGGGTTTTAGCAGCGTTGGCACGTTTAAAATCTTCATTGGTAATTTAGCCGACAAGACCTCGAACGCGGACATAAAGCCCCTGTTCGAGAAGTATGGAAAAGTCGTGGAATGCGACGTGGTAAAGAATTATGGCTTCGTG cATATGGAGAACGAGGAGGCAGGACGAAATGCGATACAGAATCTGAATGGACACATGGTTCATGGACAGCCGATAAAATGCGAGGCTGCGAAGAGTCGTAAGGGACCCAACACTCCCACGACGAAGATATTTGTGGGCAATCTCACAGATAACACCAAGGCGCCGCAGGTGCGCGAACTGTTCGCCAAGTACGGCACCGTTGTCGAATGCGACATCGTGAGAAACTACGGTTTCGTTCATCTTGAAGCGACTGGCGACGTGAACGACGCCATCAAGGAGCTGAATGGACAGATCGTGGACGGACAACCGATGAAGGTCCAGATTTCAACTAGTCGAGTGCGACAGAGGCCAGGAATGGGAGATCCGGAACAATGCTACCGATGCGGACGAGGCGGTCACTGGTCGAAGGAGTGCCCCAAGGGAGGAATGGGAGGTGGACCAGATAGAAACGGCTACAGGGACCGAATGTTCGGACGCGACCCATATCctccaccgccgccaccaccgttCCTACGGGACCGGCTCATGGGTGGTGGCCGCTTTGGG GATTATGAAAGCTACTACGACAGGCGCGGTTTCGAGGACACCAGGGATCTCTACGAGAGGCGGTTTACGG GTATGGGATCCATGCGTGACACTGGCTTCTCCCGCGGTAACGAGTATGGCATGTTCAGTCGCCGATCACCCCCTCCAAGTGGCAACAACGGCCGGTTCAG AGGCATGTACGAGGACTTCAGCCGAGATTCGTTTGAAGAGCGTAG AACAATTGGCACCGCGGATGAGATGGTCGCGCACGAGCTAGCATATAGTGCGAATAAGTCGCTTCATCACGCATACACGGACGTGGGATACTAG
- the LOC105194208 gene encoding RNA-binding protein lark isoform X5 produces MPGFSSVGTFKIFIGNLADKTSNADIKPLFEKYGKVVECDVVKNYGFVHMENEEAGRNAIQNLNGHMVHGQPIKCEAAKSRKGPNTPTTKIFVGNLTDNTKAPQVRELFAKYGTVVECDIVRNYGFVHLEATGDVNDAIKELNGQIVDGQPMKVQISTSRVRQRPGMGDPEQCYRCGRGGHWSKECPKGGMGGGPDRNGYRDRMFGRDPYPPPPPPPFLRDRLMGGGRFGDYESYYDRRGFEDTRDLYERRFTGMTGPSDMGSTMCGLDFPPMTMPSLPPRRDPMPPMPPLGMGSMRDTGFSRGNEYGMFSRRSPPPSGNNGRFSRGMYEDFSRDSFEERRTR; encoded by the exons ATGCCGGGTTTTAGCAGCGTTGGCACGTTTAAAATCTTCATTGGTAATTTAGCCGACAAGACCTCGAACGCGGACATAAAGCCCCTGTTCGAGAAGTATGGAAAAGTCGTGGAATGCGACGTGGTAAAGAATTATGGCTTCGTG cATATGGAGAACGAGGAGGCAGGACGAAATGCGATACAGAATCTGAATGGACACATGGTTCATGGACAGCCGATAAAATGCGAGGCTGCGAAGAGTCGTAAGGGACCCAACACTCCCACGACGAAGATATTTGTGGGCAATCTCACAGATAACACCAAGGCGCCGCAGGTGCGCGAACTGTTCGCCAAGTACGGCACCGTTGTCGAATGCGACATCGTGAGAAACTACGGTTTCGTTCATCTTGAAGCGACTGGCGACGTGAACGACGCCATCAAGGAGCTGAATGGACAGATCGTGGACGGACAACCGATGAAGGTCCAGATTTCAACTAGTCGAGTGCGACAGAGGCCAGGAATGGGAGATCCGGAACAATGCTACCGATGCGGACGAGGCGGTCACTGGTCGAAGGAGTGCCCCAAGGGAGGAATGGGAGGTGGACCAGATAGAAACGGCTACAGGGACCGAATGTTCGGACGCGACCCATATCctccaccgccgccaccaccgttCCTACGGGACCGGCTCATGGGTGGTGGCCGCTTTGGG GATTATGAAAGCTACTACGACAGGCGCGGTTTCGAGGACACCAGGGATCTCTACGAGAGGCGGTTTACGGGTATGACAGGGCCCAGTGACATGGGAAGTACCATGTGCGGGCTAGACTTTCCACCAATGACAATGCCATCTCTACCACCAAGACGAGACCCAATGCCTCCTATGCCTCCTCTAGGTATGGGATCCATGCGTGACACTGGCTTCTCCCGCGGTAACGAGTATGGCATGTTCAGTCGCCGATCACCCCCTCCAAGTGGCAACAACGGCCGGTTCAG TAGAGGCATGTACGAGGACTTCAGCCGAGATTCGTTTGAAGAGCGTAG GACGCGATGA
- the LOC105194208 gene encoding RNA-binding protein lark isoform X12: MPGFSSVGTFKIFIGNLADKTSNADIKPLFEKYGKVVECDVVKNYGFVHMENEEAGRNAIQNLNGHMVHGQPIKCEAAKSRKGPNTPTTKIFVGNLTDNTKAPQVRELFAKYGTVVECDIVRNYGFVHLEATGDVNDAIKELNGQIVDGQPMKVQISTSRVRQRPGMGDPEQCYRCGRGGHWSKECPKGGMGGGPDRNGYRDRMFGRDPYPPPPPPPFLRDRLMGGGRFGDYESYYDRRGFEDTRDLYERRFTGMGSMRDTGFSRGNEYGMFSRRSPPPSGNNGRFSRGMYEDFSRDSFEERSQTCRLGA; encoded by the exons ATGCCGGGTTTTAGCAGCGTTGGCACGTTTAAAATCTTCATTGGTAATTTAGCCGACAAGACCTCGAACGCGGACATAAAGCCCCTGTTCGAGAAGTATGGAAAAGTCGTGGAATGCGACGTGGTAAAGAATTATGGCTTCGTG cATATGGAGAACGAGGAGGCAGGACGAAATGCGATACAGAATCTGAATGGACACATGGTTCATGGACAGCCGATAAAATGCGAGGCTGCGAAGAGTCGTAAGGGACCCAACACTCCCACGACGAAGATATTTGTGGGCAATCTCACAGATAACACCAAGGCGCCGCAGGTGCGCGAACTGTTCGCCAAGTACGGCACCGTTGTCGAATGCGACATCGTGAGAAACTACGGTTTCGTTCATCTTGAAGCGACTGGCGACGTGAACGACGCCATCAAGGAGCTGAATGGACAGATCGTGGACGGACAACCGATGAAGGTCCAGATTTCAACTAGTCGAGTGCGACAGAGGCCAGGAATGGGAGATCCGGAACAATGCTACCGATGCGGACGAGGCGGTCACTGGTCGAAGGAGTGCCCCAAGGGAGGAATGGGAGGTGGACCAGATAGAAACGGCTACAGGGACCGAATGTTCGGACGCGACCCATATCctccaccgccgccaccaccgttCCTACGGGACCGGCTCATGGGTGGTGGCCGCTTTGGG GATTATGAAAGCTACTACGACAGGCGCGGTTTCGAGGACACCAGGGATCTCTACGAGAGGCGGTTTACGG GTATGGGATCCATGCGTGACACTGGCTTCTCCCGCGGTAACGAGTATGGCATGTTCAGTCGCCGATCACCCCCTCCAAGTGGCAACAACGGCCGGTTCAG TAGAGGCATGTACGAGGACTTCAGCCGAGATTCGTTTGAAGAGCGTAG TCAAACTTGCAGACTTGGAGCTTGA
- the LOC105194208 gene encoding RNA-binding protein lark isoform X9 — translation MPGFSSVGTFKIFIGNLADKTSNADIKPLFEKYGKVVECDVVKNYGFVHMENEEAGRNAIQNLNGHMVHGQPIKCEAAKSRKGPNTPTTKIFVGNLTDNTKAPQVRELFAKYGTVVECDIVRNYGFVHLEATGDVNDAIKELNGQIVDGQPMKVQISTSRVRQRPGMGDPEQCYRCGRGGHWSKECPKGGMGGGPDRNGYRDRMFGRDPYPPPPPPPFLRDRLMGGGRFGDYESYYDRRGFEDTRDLYERRFTGMGSMRDTGFSRGNEYGMFSRRSPPPSGNNGRFRTIGTADEMVAHELAYSANKSLHHAYTDVGY, via the exons ATGCCGGGTTTTAGCAGCGTTGGCACGTTTAAAATCTTCATTGGTAATTTAGCCGACAAGACCTCGAACGCGGACATAAAGCCCCTGTTCGAGAAGTATGGAAAAGTCGTGGAATGCGACGTGGTAAAGAATTATGGCTTCGTG cATATGGAGAACGAGGAGGCAGGACGAAATGCGATACAGAATCTGAATGGACACATGGTTCATGGACAGCCGATAAAATGCGAGGCTGCGAAGAGTCGTAAGGGACCCAACACTCCCACGACGAAGATATTTGTGGGCAATCTCACAGATAACACCAAGGCGCCGCAGGTGCGCGAACTGTTCGCCAAGTACGGCACCGTTGTCGAATGCGACATCGTGAGAAACTACGGTTTCGTTCATCTTGAAGCGACTGGCGACGTGAACGACGCCATCAAGGAGCTGAATGGACAGATCGTGGACGGACAACCGATGAAGGTCCAGATTTCAACTAGTCGAGTGCGACAGAGGCCAGGAATGGGAGATCCGGAACAATGCTACCGATGCGGACGAGGCGGTCACTGGTCGAAGGAGTGCCCCAAGGGAGGAATGGGAGGTGGACCAGATAGAAACGGCTACAGGGACCGAATGTTCGGACGCGACCCATATCctccaccgccgccaccaccgttCCTACGGGACCGGCTCATGGGTGGTGGCCGCTTTGGG GATTATGAAAGCTACTACGACAGGCGCGGTTTCGAGGACACCAGGGATCTCTACGAGAGGCGGTTTACGG GTATGGGATCCATGCGTGACACTGGCTTCTCCCGCGGTAACGAGTATGGCATGTTCAGTCGCCGATCACCCCCTCCAAGTGGCAACAACGGCCGGTTCAG AACAATTGGCACCGCGGATGAGATGGTCGCGCACGAGCTAGCATATAGTGCGAATAAGTCGCTTCATCACGCATACACGGACGTGGGATACTAG